A genomic region of Caldicellulosiruptor acetigenus contains the following coding sequences:
- the rpoZ gene encoding DNA-directed RNA polymerase subunit omega: MLLRPGLDELLKYVDNKYTLSVLVAKRARQLLQQAQKKVDITNFNSDKYVTMAVNEVASGKISYKYVKPVKKNEIKK, from the coding sequence ATGCTTTTGCGACCAGGGCTTGACGAGCTTTTAAAGTATGTGGACAATAAATATACACTTTCTGTACTTGTTGCAAAGAGGGCAAGACAACTTCTTCAGCAGGCGCAAAAAAAAGTTGACATTACCAATTTTAACTCTGACAAGTATGTTACAATGGCAGTAAATGAGGTTGCCTCTGGGAAGATTTCTTACAAGTACGTAAAGCCGGTGAAAAAGAATGAGATTAAAAAATAA
- the gmk gene encoding guanylate kinase, whose product MREGLLIVISGPAGTGKGTVVGKLLEKNPNIKLSISKTTRKPRPGEKEGVNYFFVSREQFEEEIKNERFLEYAEYNNNYYGTPKDFVFEALEKGFDVILEIETQGALKIKKAFSDAVLIFLLPPSIEELYRRLVKRGTESEDEIKARLEIAKNEIKLVPEYDYCVINDNVDDAAEKIQKIIEVEKLKSRRFDIQSFLKE is encoded by the coding sequence ATGAGAGAGGGACTTTTGATTGTAATATCAGGGCCTGCAGGGACTGGAAAGGGTACAGTTGTTGGAAAGCTTCTTGAGAAAAATCCAAATATTAAGCTTTCAATCTCCAAGACCACGAGAAAGCCGAGGCCAGGGGAAAAAGAGGGTGTGAACTATTTTTTTGTATCGCGCGAGCAATTTGAAGAAGAGATTAAAAATGAAAGATTTTTAGAATATGCTGAGTATAACAATAACTATTATGGTACGCCCAAGGATTTTGTCTTTGAGGCATTGGAAAAGGGCTTTGATGTAATTTTGGAGATTGAAACACAGGGAGCGCTCAAGATTAAAAAAGCCTTTTCGGATGCAGTACTAATATTCTTATTGCCACCATCCATAGAAGAGCTTTATAGAAGACTTGTAAAAAGAGGCACCGAGTCTGAAGATGAAATCAAGGCAAGACTTGAGATTGCCAAGAACGAGATAAAACTTGTGCCAGAGTATGACTATTGTGTTATTAATGACAATGTGGATGATGCTGCTGAAAAGATACAAAAGATTATTGAAGTTGAAAAACTAAAGAGTAGACGATTTGATATACAAAGTTTTTTGAAGGAGTGA
- the remA gene encoding extracellular matrix/biofilm regulator RemA, whose amino-acid sequence MKLINIGFGNIVSANRLIAIVSPDSAPIKRIIQEARERGMLIDATYGRRTRAVIITDADYVILSSVQPETVAHRIIEPEEEFEEEDIEVENEDDKK is encoded by the coding sequence ATAAAACTTATCAATATAGGATTTGGTAATATAGTTTCAGCAAACAGGCTGATAGCAATAGTCAGTCCGGATTCAGCTCCTATAAAAAGAATAATCCAGGAAGCAAGAGAAAGAGGCATGCTCATTGATGCCACATATGGCAGAAGAACAAGAGCGGTAATAATAACTGATGCTGATTATGTAATACTTTCTTCTGTTCAGCCAGAGACCGTGGCACACAGAATTATAGAACCTGAAGAAGAGTTTGAAGAAGAAGATATTGAAGTTGAGAATGAGGATGACAAGAAATGA
- a CDS encoding YicC/YloC family endoribonuclease: MIKSMTGYGGCKRIINEREYSVDIRSVNHRYLEINLKMPKEFIKFENEIKNVVSQYICRGKVDIYINFKSFSEKDYRIIPNIGIMKQYLEAINRVRENFSEIQDDFSLSTFIKLPDALVIETEELDVGTVKSELLDCIEEALQNLDKMRKTEGENLKKDILLRLENIKALVSRIEEYSKDLVENYREKLYKRVSEYFDLKSIDENRLMLEITLFADKSDITEELVRLKSHISQFTECLEAGGSIGKKLDFIVQEMNRETNTIGAKSTIFEISQCVVGLKDELEKIREQVQNIE, from the coding sequence ATGATTAAAAGTATGACAGGCTACGGTGGATGTAAAAGAATAATAAATGAGAGAGAGTACAGCGTAGACATAAGAAGTGTAAACCACAGATATTTGGAAATAAACTTGAAGATGCCAAAAGAATTTATCAAATTTGAAAATGAGATAAAAAATGTGGTTTCACAGTATATTTGCCGAGGGAAGGTTGATATATACATTAACTTCAAAAGCTTCAGCGAAAAAGACTACAGGATTATTCCTAACATAGGGATAATGAAGCAGTACTTGGAAGCAATAAATAGGGTTAGGGAAAACTTTTCAGAAATTCAGGACGATTTTAGCCTTTCGACTTTTATAAAACTTCCAGATGCCCTTGTGATTGAGACTGAAGAACTTGACGTTGGTACTGTTAAGTCTGAGCTTTTGGATTGTATTGAAGAGGCACTTCAAAATTTAGATAAAATGAGAAAAACAGAGGGTGAAAATCTTAAAAAGGACATTCTGCTGAGATTAGAAAACATTAAAGCTTTGGTGAGCAGAATAGAAGAGTATTCAAAGGATTTGGTTGAAAATTACAGAGAAAAACTTTACAAACGGGTAAGTGAATATTTCGATTTAAAGAGCATTGATGAAAACAGACTTATGCTGGAGATAACTCTGTTTGCTGACAAAAGCGATATAACAGAAGAGCTTGTGAGGCTTAAAAGTCATATAAGTCAGTTTACTGAGTGTTTAGAAGCTGGAGGAAGTATAGGCAAAAAACTTGACTTTATAGTTCAAGAGATGAACAGAGAAACAAATACAATTGGTGCTAAATCTACTATTTTTGAAATCTCACAGTGTGTTGTAGGTCTTAAAGATGAGCTTGAAAAAATTCGTGAACAAGTTCAAAATATTGAATAG
- a CDS encoding hydantoinase/oxoprolinase family protein has translation MIVGLDVGGTTIDTVAIENGKVVAFKKFERGRNLIDSVLESLNQFISDEMILNLERITLSTTVTTNAIVQNNLDKVGMIIENGIGANPEFLMCGDMNFFADGYINNRGIEVKPVNIESVKSALQNFKQEGIENLGIVGKFSVRNPQHELAVYEAAKEYNFKFVSVGYKLSGKLNFPRRVFSTYLNCAVYSIFNMFYKSILAFSQERKIPLEKIFIQKPDGGIVNLQNIECFPIFSILSGPAASAQGGFVLSNFAKNAIIIDIGGTTTDIAFLSNGNLVLEPYGAKIGKYPTLVRAIYSRSVGLGAESVVKIVDDTVKIGPETKRWYEKGKNEFITFYDILQFSNSCYENSINAGLKSLSSQLNISQENFCKLVISRAVAMIEEKIKEGIEYINNLPVYTINKLLYGEKFAPQKIILIGGPAQLLKPHLENELKIKVEVPKHYMVANAIGCAIGSISKEYNLVADTIQGKLVIPELNIYQSIPADFTIEQAKKVLIEKVLKSREVKNQDDVEIVDESSFNMIRSFRFCGRMIRIKAQLKPKLLNLRD, from the coding sequence ATGATAGTAGGTCTTGATGTTGGTGGAACAACAATTGACACAGTAGCAATAGAAAACGGAAAAGTTGTTGCATTTAAAAAATTTGAACGCGGTAGAAATTTAATAGATTCTGTATTAGAAAGCTTAAACCAGTTTATATCTGATGAAATGATTTTAAATCTTGAAAGAATTACACTAAGTACAACCGTTACCACCAATGCAATAGTTCAAAATAACTTGGATAAGGTTGGAATGATAATAGAAAACGGTATTGGAGCAAACCCTGAGTTTTTGATGTGCGGCGATATGAATTTTTTTGCAGATGGATATATAAATAACAGAGGCATAGAGGTAAAACCAGTAAATATCGAAAGCGTAAAGAGCGCTTTGCAAAACTTTAAACAAGAAGGTATAGAAAACTTGGGCATTGTTGGCAAGTTTTCTGTTCGAAATCCACAGCATGAACTTGCTGTATATGAGGCAGCTAAAGAATACAACTTTAAATTTGTGTCAGTTGGCTACAAACTTTCTGGTAAACTCAATTTTCCACGAAGAGTTTTTTCAACATACCTAAACTGTGCAGTTTATAGTATATTTAATATGTTTTACAAAAGCATTTTAGCATTTTCACAAGAAAGAAAAATCCCTCTTGAAAAGATATTTATTCAAAAACCTGATGGTGGAATTGTAAACTTGCAAAATATCGAATGTTTTCCGATATTCTCTATTCTCTCAGGTCCAGCTGCATCCGCTCAAGGCGGATTTGTCCTATCTAATTTTGCGAAAAATGCAATTATAATTGACATTGGTGGAACAACAACCGACATCGCTTTCTTGTCAAACGGCAATCTTGTTCTTGAACCATATGGAGCAAAAATCGGAAAGTATCCTACATTAGTAAGAGCAATATATTCACGATCTGTAGGGCTGGGGGCAGAAAGTGTTGTTAAAATAGTAGATGATACAGTTAAGATAGGACCAGAAACAAAAAGATGGTATGAAAAAGGCAAAAATGAGTTTATTACTTTTTACGATATTCTTCAATTTTCAAATTCCTGTTATGAAAATTCTATAAATGCTGGTTTAAAATCTTTATCTTCTCAGCTGAATATAAGCCAAGAAAACTTTTGTAAATTGGTGATAAGCAGGGCAGTAGCAATGATAGAAGAAAAAATAAAAGAGGGAATTGAATACATCAATAATCTTCCAGTTTATACCATAAATAAACTCTTGTACGGAGAGAAATTCGCACCTCAGAAGATAATTCTAATTGGTGGACCGGCTCAGCTTTTAAAACCTCATTTAGAGAACGAGCTCAAAATAAAAGTTGAAGTCCCGAAACATTACATGGTTGCAAATGCAATTGGTTGTGCGATTGGCTCAATCTCAAAAGAGTACAACTTAGTTGCAGACACTATCCAGGGCAAGTTGGTAATACCAGAGTTAAATATATATCAAAGTATTCCTGCAGATTTTACTATTGAGCAGGCAAAGAAGGTTTTAATTGAAAAGGTCTTAAAGTCCAGAGAAGTTAAGAATCAAGATGATGTAGAGATTGTGGATGAAAGCTCTTTTAATATGATAAGAAGTTTTAGATTCTGCGGAAGAATGATTAGAATTAAAGCTCAGTTAAAACCCAAGCTTTTAAATTTGAGAGATTGA
- a CDS encoding histone deacetylase, which produces MLKAKNSLGLILFPAFDWRISPTHPEREERLLYTIDQIEEEGLFDYENIKIFNPEMVASKYIEMTHFCIPTISSIVTVSHKIAAGSAITIAQKVLSKEVEKGFALIRPPGHHAHRVTYGDRGFCIINNEAIMVEYLRKEYKIKKIAIIDTDCHHGDGTQDIFWNDKDVLFISLHQDGTTLYPGTGFTDEIGGPSAIGYTLNLPLPPYTSDEGFLYCLDNLIIPVLEEFKPDIIINSAGQDNHYSDPLTNMNFSAQGYAKLTEKLSPNISVLEGGYSIESALPYVNLGIIFALAGIDYSNIKEPDYNPERLKQSQRTTDYIKRLCEQVYSIWKSKEEREYKVKMVHQDYYARKKSIYYDTMGFRENQLEKIKICKKCSGLILIDSFCLGYRVLAIVIPHDACNDCQNEGHKLFENTEVGNYSHVLLQDKKSFEFFRKPS; this is translated from the coding sequence ATGTTAAAAGCTAAAAATAGTTTAGGGCTCATACTCTTTCCTGCCTTTGACTGGAGAATCTCTCCAACGCATCCTGAAAGAGAAGAAAGACTTTTGTATACAATTGACCAGATAGAAGAAGAGGGGCTTTTTGACTATGAAAATATAAAAATTTTCAATCCCGAAATGGTTGCCTCAAAATATATAGAGATGACCCATTTTTGTATCCCTACTATTTCCTCAATTGTTACCGTATCTCACAAAATAGCTGCAGGCTCAGCAATAACTATTGCCCAAAAAGTTCTGTCAAAAGAAGTAGAAAAAGGATTTGCTCTTATCCGACCACCCGGTCATCATGCACACAGAGTAACATATGGAGACAGGGGATTTTGCATTATAAACAATGAGGCGATAATGGTGGAATATCTAAGAAAAGAATATAAAATCAAAAAGATAGCAATAATAGACACTGACTGTCATCATGGTGATGGAACGCAGGATATCTTTTGGAACGACAAAGATGTCTTGTTTATTTCTCTGCACCAGGATGGCACAACCCTATATCCCGGAACTGGTTTTACAGACGAAATAGGTGGGCCCTCGGCAATTGGTTATACTTTGAATCTGCCTCTGCCACCCTATACATCTGATGAAGGATTTTTGTACTGCTTAGACAATCTTATCATTCCTGTTTTAGAAGAATTCAAGCCTGACATCATAATAAACTCAGCAGGGCAGGACAACCATTATTCTGACCCACTAACAAACATGAACTTTTCTGCTCAAGGGTACGCAAAACTTACAGAAAAGCTAAGTCCAAATATTTCTGTGTTAGAAGGCGGATATTCTATTGAAAGTGCTCTTCCATACGTCAATTTGGGTATAATATTTGCACTTGCGGGTATTGATTATTCGAACATAAAAGAACCTGATTACAATCCTGAAAGACTTAAACAATCTCAAAGAACAACTGATTACATCAAGCGGCTTTGCGAACAAGTATACAGTATATGGAAATCAAAAGAAGAAAGAGAATACAAAGTCAAAATGGTACATCAAGATTATTATGCGAGAAAAAAATCTATTTATTATGACACAATGGGATTCAGAGAAAATCAGCTTGAAAAAATAAAAATCTGCAAAAAATGCTCAGGTCTAATATTAATAGACTCTTTTTGTTTGGGATATAGGGTTTTAGCCATAGTAATTCCACACGATGCATGCAATGACTGTCAAAATGAAGGTCACAAGCTCTTTGAAAATACTGAGGTTGGAAACTATTCTCATGTACTTTTACAGGATAAAAAGAGCTTTGAATTTTTCAGAAAGCCATCATAA
- a CDS encoding damage-control phosphatase ARMT1 family protein produces the protein MKSLVDCIHCYLKQAVSCMEMIKVPDEKKIEVLYNLMDFIKTLEPSASPAYNSSLVLLKTYEFINNPDPYYEAKKSSNKLALELYPKVKEKVQTAADTLYEALKVSVAGNVIDLGIQRSFDIDKELEHAFDFGFWIDDYPLLKEKIEKAKDVIIVGDNAGEIVFDKILVEILNEMGKNVYYIVKSGPVLNDATREDAKEVSMEKIANVVESGAALLGVPKDFVSEQVKNLISTADVIISKGQANFETVDDFEDVQANVFYLLKIKCEYLAKKLKFKQGSLVLINGEKLKERKQKYLVM, from the coding sequence TTGAAGAGTCTTGTTGATTGCATTCACTGCTATCTAAAACAGGCAGTTTCATGTATGGAGATGATAAAAGTTCCCGATGAAAAAAAGATAGAAGTGCTCTATAATCTCATGGACTTCATAAAAACTTTGGAGCCTTCTGCCTCACCAGCGTATAACTCTTCACTTGTGCTGCTTAAGACATATGAGTTTATAAATAACCCAGACCCGTACTATGAAGCCAAAAAGTCCTCGAACAAATTGGCACTTGAACTGTATCCAAAAGTGAAAGAAAAGGTGCAAACAGCAGCTGATACTCTTTATGAAGCGTTAAAAGTTTCTGTTGCGGGCAATGTTATTGATTTGGGGATTCAAAGAAGCTTTGATATTGACAAAGAACTTGAGCACGCGTTTGATTTTGGATTTTGGATTGATGACTATCCTCTTTTGAAAGAAAAAATTGAAAAGGCAAAAGATGTAATAATTGTTGGAGACAATGCAGGTGAGATTGTGTTTGATAAGATATTGGTAGAAATCTTGAATGAAATGGGGAAAAACGTTTATTACATTGTAAAGTCTGGACCTGTTCTCAACGATGCCACAAGAGAAGATGCAAAGGAAGTTTCTATGGAAAAAATAGCAAATGTTGTTGAGAGCGGAGCAGCGCTTTTGGGGGTACCAAAAGACTTTGTTTCTGAGCAAGTCAAAAATCTTATATCTACTGCTGATGTGATTATTTCAAAAGGGCAGGCAAACTTTGAGACTGTGGATGACTTTGAAGATGTTCAAGCCAATGTTTTTTATCTTTTGAAAATAAAGTGTGAGTATTTAGCCAAAAAACTAAAATTCAAGCAGGGCAGCTTGGTGCTCATAAATGGTGAAAAGTTAAAAGAGAGAAAGCAAAAGTATCTTGTAATGTAA
- a CDS encoding S8 family peptidase — protein sequence MSHKHKKLLVLIGVIFVILISTLVANNYIHKKIFSQNHLQASKKQIVPWSYKKLGITKTWKFTKGKHVKIAILDSGIDLNHPDLKHANIIKTINFIEPNKPALDETGHGTFITGIIAAQNNNFGIVGIAPEAEIYILKILNKKLEGKVDSVIRALDWCIKNKINIVNMSFSTSSDNSRLRKITKQATKHGIIIVASARNSFGRKAGFPASYPEVISVASVNYKNQISQFSAQGKIDFCSYGENILSTSVNKTYKLSSGNSVAAAHLTGMIALILSKPEKWGLNPKYGINKDKIYNVLIKLSKDLGEKGKDNIFGYGLVRFK from the coding sequence TTGTCGCACAAACATAAAAAACTTTTAGTACTAATAGGTGTTATCTTTGTAATATTAATATCAACACTTGTTGCTAACAACTACATCCATAAGAAAATCTTCTCCCAAAACCATCTGCAAGCTTCCAAAAAGCAAATTGTTCCCTGGAGCTATAAAAAACTTGGTATCACAAAAACATGGAAATTTACCAAAGGCAAACACGTAAAAATTGCTATTCTGGATTCCGGCATCGACCTAAATCATCCTGATTTAAAACATGCAAATATTATCAAAACTATTAACTTTATAGAACCAAACAAACCTGCCTTGGATGAAACAGGACACGGAACTTTTATCACTGGTATAATCGCAGCTCAAAATAACAACTTTGGTATTGTCGGCATCGCACCTGAAGCTGAAATCTACATCTTAAAAATCTTAAATAAAAAACTTGAAGGAAAAGTTGATTCGGTAATACGTGCTCTTGACTGGTGTATAAAAAACAAAATTAACATTGTAAACATGAGTTTTTCTACATCATCTGATAACTCAAGACTACGAAAAATTACTAAACAAGCAACAAAACACGGAATAATCATTGTTGCTTCGGCGAGAAATTCATTTGGCAGAAAAGCAGGCTTCCCTGCTTCTTATCCCGAAGTTATCTCTGTTGCTTCTGTCAACTATAAAAATCAAATATCGCAGTTTTCTGCCCAGGGAAAAATTGATTTTTGCTCTTACGGCGAAAATATTTTGTCAACCAGTGTAAATAAAACTTACAAACTCTCAAGTGGAAACTCAGTTGCTGCTGCCCACTTAACAGGAATGATTGCTCTTATTTTAAGCAAACCAGAAAAGTGGGGATTAAATCCTAAATATGGCATTAATAAAGACAAAATTTATAACGTGCTAATAAAATTATCCAAGGATCTGGGTGAAAAAGGTAAAGATAATATATTTGGTTATGGTCTTGTGAGATTCAAATGA
- a CDS encoding IS110 family transposase translates to MEVIYPRCCGLDIHKKTVVACIITPEEKEIRTFSTMTEDILAMVDWIKSKGCTHVAMESTGSYWKPIYNILEIEELNPMVVNANHIKNVPGRKTDVKDAEWIAGLLQHGLLQGSYIPSREQRELRELIRYRRSLIEERAREINRIQKVLEGANIKLSSVVTDIMGKSSRAIIEAIINGEEDTVVLSELAQKRLKNKKEELKKALKGLIGPHQRLILKAQLEHIDFLDEQIGLLDEEIKRRMLPFEEDLERLDTIPGVGRRTAEHIIAEIGKNMDQFPSAAHLCSWAGVAPGNNESAGKRKSGRTRKGNEKLRSVLVEAARAAAHTKDTYLSAQYHRIAARRGANRAAVAVAHSILTIVYYLLKRKERYNELGVNYYEERKKEAIVKQSIKKLESLGLKVIVENAV, encoded by the coding sequence ATGGAAGTTATATATCCACGCTGTTGTGGCTTAGACATTCATAAAAAGACTGTAGTAGCTTGCATAATTACACCGGAAGAAAAAGAAATACGTACATTCTCCACAATGACTGAAGATATATTAGCTATGGTGGACTGGATTAAAAGTAAAGGGTGTACACATGTAGCGATGGAAAGTACAGGTTCTTACTGGAAGCCCATTTACAACATTCTTGAGATTGAGGAGCTCAATCCAATGGTAGTAAATGCTAATCATATTAAGAATGTACCGGGCAGAAAAACAGATGTAAAGGATGCGGAGTGGATTGCAGGGTTATTGCAGCATGGTTTACTGCAGGGCAGTTATATTCCTTCAAGAGAGCAGCGGGAATTGCGGGAATTAATAAGATACCGTCGGAGCTTAATAGAAGAACGTGCCAGAGAAATAAACCGGATACAAAAAGTATTAGAGGGAGCAAATATCAAACTTTCGTCTGTTGTCACGGATATAATGGGGAAATCATCTCGAGCAATAATTGAGGCGATAATTAATGGAGAAGAAGATACTGTCGTTTTATCGGAACTGGCGCAAAAGCGATTAAAGAATAAGAAAGAAGAATTAAAGAAAGCTTTAAAAGGTTTAATAGGACCACACCAAAGATTGATATTAAAGGCGCAACTTGAGCATATAGATTTTCTGGATGAACAAATAGGTTTATTGGATGAAGAGATAAAGAGGCGAATGCTCCCTTTTGAGGAGGACCTGGAGCGTTTAGACACTATTCCGGGAGTGGGCAGACGCACAGCTGAACACATAATAGCTGAAATTGGTAAAAACATGGACCAATTTCCTTCTGCTGCGCATCTTTGCTCCTGGGCAGGGGTAGCTCCAGGTAACAATGAAAGTGCAGGGAAAAGAAAATCGGGTAGAACACGAAAAGGGAACGAAAAACTACGGTCTGTGTTAGTAGAAGCTGCAAGAGCCGCTGCTCACACGAAAGATACATATTTATCAGCCCAGTATCACCGTATAGCTGCCCGGCGAGGAGCCAATCGTGCTGCAGTTGCTGTAGCTCACAGTATCCTTACGATTGTGTATTATTTATTAAAGCGAAAAGAGAGATATAATGAGTTAGGAGTAAACTATTACGAAGAACGTAAAAAAGAAGCAATTGTGAAACAGTCTATCAAGAAGTTAGAATCATTAGGACTAAAAGTCATCGTGGAAAATGCAGTGTAA
- a CDS encoding CoA-binding protein — MNLEVIASALSFKNWAVVGATPNKQKYGYMVFKKLKEKGYNVFAINPLYDEIEDDKVYKTLLDLNQKIDCVSMVVAPERGKSYIEQAAKIGVKYVWFQPGAESDELVELCEKNSIVPIYNACVLVALNHKK; from the coding sequence ATGAATTTAGAAGTTATTGCATCAGCGTTAAGTTTTAAAAACTGGGCTGTGGTTGGTGCAACACCGAACAAGCAAAAATATGGATACATGGTCTTCAAAAAACTTAAAGAGAAAGGCTACAATGTGTTTGCTATAAATCCTTTGTATGATGAGATTGAGGATGACAAGGTATACAAGACATTGCTGGATTTAAATCAGAAAATAGATTGTGTGAGTATGGTTGTTGCACCAGAAAGAGGAAAATCATATATTGAACAAGCAGCCAAAATAGGAGTAAAGTATGTTTGGTTTCAGCCAGGAGCAGAAAGTGATGAGCTTGTTGAGCTATGTGAGAAGAATAGTATAGTTCCAATTTACAACGCATGTGTTCTGGTTGCATTAAACCACAAAAAATGA
- a CDS encoding DUF4363 family protein: protein MKVWATVVGFLILVIVLMLISTHIILGAADKIESELSGLYENVIKNDYKLANSNYLDIVKKWGKYKKGWAMLIEHQEIDKIDEELTKIKEYLLEQDRTLLLSEISLLKFYIRHVREMILLKIENIF, encoded by the coding sequence GTGAAGGTATGGGCTACAGTTGTAGGTTTTCTCATTTTAGTAATTGTGCTTATGCTAATTTCAACGCATATAATATTAGGTGCTGCTGACAAGATTGAAAGTGAACTATCTGGGTTGTATGAAAATGTTATTAAAAACGACTACAAGCTTGCAAATTCAAATTACCTTGATATTGTAAAAAAGTGGGGCAAATACAAAAAAGGCTGGGCGATGCTAATTGAGCACCAGGAAATAGATAAGATAGACGAAGAGCTTACAAAAATAAAAGAATATCTTTTGGAACAAGACAGAACTCTTTTGCTCAGCGAGATAAGTCTTCTCAAGTTTTATATTCGTCATGTCAGGGAGATGATTTTACTCAAGATTGAAAATATTTTTTAA
- a CDS encoding YetF domain-containing protein: MVITIFIRTLILYVLVVLVMRLMGKRQMGELQPFELVITIMISELAAVPMQNTGVPLINGIIPILTLLFLQTLITFGSLKSDFIKRLVCGSPTILIAKGRILEDALRKTQYSLNDLMEQLRIKGFFNIHDIEYAILETDGDISVIPKSQKRYVTPADLGIPTKYEGIPISVIVDGKIKEESLKYANLTLEQVLTEIKKRGVDNIQDVFFACIDPEGNWFVQKKEGKNK, encoded by the coding sequence ATGGTTATAACCATTTTTATTAGAACGTTAATCTTGTATGTATTGGTTGTGTTGGTTATGAGACTTATGGGAAAAAGACAGATGGGCGAACTTCAGCCATTTGAACTTGTCATTACTATAATGATTTCTGAACTTGCGGCTGTTCCAATGCAAAACACCGGTGTACCTCTCATAAATGGTATCATTCCTATTTTAACCCTTTTATTTTTGCAAACATTAATTACATTTGGAAGCTTGAAATCTGATTTTATAAAAAGGCTTGTGTGCGGAAGTCCTACAATTTTGATAGCAAAAGGCAGGATTTTAGAAGATGCACTGAGAAAGACACAGTATAGCTTGAACGACCTTATGGAACAGTTGAGAATAAAAGGGTTTTTCAACATTCATGATATAGAATACGCTATACTGGAAACTGATGGAGATATATCTGTGATTCCGAAATCTCAAAAAAGATACGTTACTCCTGCTGATTTAGGAATACCAACAAAGTATGAAGGAATTCCTATAAGTGTAATTGTCGATGGCAAGATAAAAGAGGAGTCTTTAAAGTATGCCAATTTAACATTAGAACAAGTTCTGACAGAGATTAAAAAAAGAGGAGTTGATAATATCCAGGATGTTTTCTTTGCCTGCATTGACCCTGAAGGTAACTGGTTTGTCCAAAAAAAGGAGGGAAAAAACAAGTGA